In one window of Escherichia coli DSM 30083 = JCM 1649 = ATCC 11775 DNA:
- the gudX gene encoding enolase C-terminal domain-like protein, which produces MTTQSSPVITDMKVIPVAGHDSMLLNIGGAHNAYFTRNIVVLTDNAGHTGIGEAPGGEVIYQTLVKAIPMVLGQEVARLNKVVQQVHKGNQAADFDTFGKGAWTFELRVNAVAALEAALLDLLGQALNVPVCELLGPGKQRDAITVLGYLFYIGDRTKTDLPYLENTPGNHEWYQLRHQKAMNSEAVVRLAEASQDRYGFKDFKLKGGVLPGEQEIDTVRALKKRFPDARITVDPNGAWLLDEAISLCKGLNDVLTYAEDPCGAEQGFSGREVMAEFRRATGLPVATNMIATNWREMGHAVMLNAVDIPLADPHFWTLSGAVRVAQLCDDWGLTWGCHSNNHFDISLAMFTHVGAAAPGNPTAIDTHWIWQEGDCRLTKNPLEIKNGKIAVPDAPGLGVELDWEQVQKAHEAYKRLPGGARNDAGPMQYLIPGWTFDRKRPVFGRH; this is translated from the coding sequence GATATGAAAGTCATTCCGGTCGCCGGACATGACAGCATGTTGCTTAATATTGGTGGTGCACATAACGCATATTTCACCCGCAATATTGTGGTACTCACCGATAATGCCGGGCATACCGGCATTGGTGAAGCGCCGGGCGGAGAGGTGATTTATCAAACACTGGTCAAGGCTATTCCGATGGTGCTGGGCCAGGAAGTTGCGCGCCTGAATAAAGTGGTTCAGCAGGTGCATAAAGGTAATCAGGCAGCCGATTTTGATACCTTCGGCAAAGGTGCCTGGACTTTTGAATTGCGCGTTAATGCCGTGGCGGCGCTGGAAGCCGCCTTGCTTGACCTGTTAGGTCAGGCGCTGAATGTTCCGGTCTGCGAACTGTTAGGGCCAGGCAAGCAACGTGATGCTATTACCGTTCTCGGTTATCTGTTTTATATCGGTGATCGGACCAAAACCGATCTTCCTTATCTGGAAAATACGCCGGGCAACCATGAGTGGTATCAGTTGCGGCATCAGAAAGCGATGAACAGCGAAGCCGTTGTGCGTCTGGCGGAAGCCTCACAGGATCGCTATGGCTTTAAAGATTTCAAACTTAAGGGTGGCGTGTTACCTGGCGAGCAAGAAATCGACACTGTTCGTGCATTGAAGAAACGCTTCCCTGATGCGCGGATTACCGTTGATCCCAATGGTGCCTGGCTGCTTGATGAAGCCATTTCTCTGTGCAAAGGGCTGAATGATGTCCTTACCTATGCGGAAGACCCGTGCGGCGCTGAGCAGGGTTTCTCCGGTCGTGAAGTGATGGCGGAGTTTCGACGGGCGACCGGCTTGCCCGTCGCGACCAACATGATCGCCACCAACTGGCGCGAAATGGGTCATGCGGTGATGCTCAATGCGGTAGATATTCCACTTGCCGATCCGCACTTCTGGACGCTTTCCGGTGCAGTCCGCGTGGCGCAACTTTGCGACGACTGGGGGCTGACCTGGGGCTGCCATTCTAATAACCACTTTGATATCTCTCTGGCGATGTTTACCCATGTGGGCGCGGCGGCACCGGGTAATCCTACCGCTATCGATACCCACTGGATTTGGCAGGAGGGCGATTGTCGTCTGACCAAAAATCCGCTGGAGATTAAAAACGGAAAAATTGCCGTTCCTGATGCGCCCGGTCTGGGCGTGGAACTGGACTGGGAACAGGTACAAAAGGCACATGAGGCCTATAAACGTCTGCCTGGCGGTGCGCGTAACGACGCAGGCCCGATGCAGTACCTGATCCCCGGCTGGACCTTTGACCGTAAACGTCCCGTTTTCGGCCGTCATTGA
- the gudD gene encoding glucarate dehydratase — protein MSSQFTTPVVTEMQVIPVAGHDSMLMNLSGAHAPFFTRNIVIIKDNSGHTGVGEIPGGEKIRKTLEDAIPLVVGKTLGEYKNVLTLVRNTFADRDAGGRGLQTFDLRTTIHVVTGIEAAMLDLLGQHLGVNVASLLGDGQQRSEVEMLGYLFFVGNRKATPLPYQSQPDDSCDWYRLRHEEAMTPDAVVRLAEAAYEKYGFNDFKLKGGVLAGEEEAESIVALAQRFPQARITLDPNGAWSLKEAIKIGTYLKGSLAYAEDPCGAEQGFSGREVMAEFRRATGLPTATNMIATDWRQMGHTLSLQSVDIPLADPHFWTMQGSVRVAQMCHEFGLTWGSHSNNHFDISLAMFTHVAAAAPGKITAIDTHWIWQEGNQRLTKEPLEIKGGLVQVPEKPGLGVEIDMDQVMKAHELYQKHGLGARDDAMGMQYLIPGWTFDNKRPCMVR, from the coding sequence ATGAGTTCTCAATTTACGACGCCTGTTGTTACTGAAATGCAGGTCATCCCGGTGGCGGGTCATGACAGTATGCTGATGAATCTGAGTGGTGCACATGCACCGTTCTTCACGCGTAATATTGTGATTATCAAAGATAATTCCGGTCACACTGGCGTAGGGGAAATTCCCGGCGGCGAGAAAATCCGTAAAACGCTGGAAGATGCGATTCCGCTGGTGGTGGGTAAAACGCTGGGTGAATACAAAAACGTTCTGACGCTGGTGCGTAATACTTTTGCCGATCGTGATGCCGGTGGGCGCGGTTTGCAGACATTTGATTTGCGTACCACTATTCATGTAGTTACCGGGATAGAAGCGGCAATGCTGGATCTGCTGGGGCAGCATCTGGGGGTAAACGTGGCATCGCTGCTGGGCGATGGTCAACAGCGTAGCGAAGTCGAAATGCTCGGTTATCTGTTCTTCGTCGGCAATCGCAAAGCTACACCGCTGCCGTATCAAAGCCAGCCGGATGACTCATGCGACTGGTATCGCCTGCGTCATGAAGAAGCGATGACGCCGGATGCGGTGGTGCGCCTGGCGGAAGCGGCGTATGAAAAATATGGCTTCAACGATTTCAAACTGAAAGGCGGTGTACTGGCCGGGGAAGAAGAAGCCGAATCTATTGTGGCACTGGCGCAACGTTTCCCGCAGGCGCGTATTACGCTCGATCCTAACGGTGCCTGGTCGCTGAAAGAAGCGATTAAAATCGGTACATACCTGAAAGGTTCGCTGGCTTATGCAGAAGATCCGTGTGGTGCGGAGCAAGGTTTCTCCGGGCGTGAAGTGATGGCAGAGTTCCGTCGCGCAACTGGCCTGCCGACCGCAACCAATATGATCGCCACCGACTGGCGGCAGATGGGCCATACGCTCTCGTTGCAATCCGTTGATATCCCGCTTGCGGATCCGCATTTCTGGACGATGCAAGGTTCGGTACGTGTGGCGCAAATGTGTCATGAATTTGGCCTGACCTGGGGTTCACACTCCAACAACCACTTCGATATTTCCCTGGCGATGTTTACCCATGTTGCCGCTGCCGCACCGGGTAAAATCACCGCGATTGATACGCACTGGATCTGGCAGGAAGGTAATCAGCGCCTGACCAAAGAACCGTTAGAGATCAAAGGCGGTCTGGTTCAGGTGCCAGAAAAACCGGGGCTGGGTGTAGAAATCGATATGGATCAAGTGATGAAAGCGCACGAGCTGTATCAGAAACACGGGCTTGGCGCGCGTGACGATGCGATGGGAATGCAGTACCTGATCCCCGGCTGGACGTTCGATAACAAGCGTCCGTGCATGGTGCGTTAA